A region from the candidate division KSB1 bacterium genome encodes:
- a CDS encoding T9SS type A sorting domain-containing protein — protein MRSSILFLTILSLFCITHSFCLAGGASCPCGTNIAKFEWDEKTLTWVPEYNDGVTITGWTTKPGEPNEPMSVNWISNKWTIAAVLIKHGSTTTTQSFNPAVMEGTSSSPDKHAVSNLIFCGESHTPIELTSFSAHWDGNSIQLSWQTATETENLGFHLFRSSAENGLYEQITSQFIPGVGNSDQSHSYSYVDRQVALGSVYYYKLADVDFAGNLDFHGPISVTTTLAPSKYQLEPARPNPFNPETVIAFSIQEPGQVSLKIYNLQGVLVRTLLDETRPAGRYSLLWNGTDDSTNRVSSGTYIVQFKVNDFKQSVKLVLIR, from the coding sequence ATGAGATCATCGATTCTTTTCTTGACAATCTTATCGCTATTTTGCATTACCCATTCTTTCTGTTTAGCTGGAGGCGCATCATGTCCGTGCGGTACTAACATAGCGAAATTCGAATGGGATGAAAAGACGTTAACGTGGGTGCCAGAATACAATGATGGGGTAACAATTACAGGTTGGACCACCAAGCCAGGCGAGCCAAATGAACCAATGTCCGTGAACTGGATTTCGAACAAATGGACCATCGCGGCAGTGCTGATCAAACATGGCAGCACAACTACGACTCAATCTTTCAATCCCGCGGTGATGGAAGGAACCAGTTCTTCACCGGATAAGCACGCGGTTTCCAACTTGATTTTCTGTGGAGAAAGCCATACGCCTATTGAATTGACCAGCTTTTCGGCGCACTGGGACGGCAATTCGATTCAGCTCTCCTGGCAAACTGCAACCGAAACAGAAAATCTCGGCTTTCATCTGTTTCGCAGCAGTGCGGAAAACGGGCTATATGAGCAAATCACTTCTCAATTTATTCCCGGAGTTGGAAATTCTGATCAATCCCATAGCTACTCCTATGTCGATCGCCAGGTAGCGCTCGGCAGTGTTTATTATTACAAATTGGCCGATGTCGACTTTGCTGGAAATTTGGATTTTCATGGGCCCATTTCGGTGACCACAACTTTGGCTCCGTCAAAATATCAGTTGGAACCTGCAAGGCCGAATCCCTTCAATCCGGAGACCGTAATCGCTTTCTCGATTCAAGAGCCGGGCCAAGTGAGCCTGAAAATCTATAATTTGCAAGGAGTGTTAGTTCGCACATTGCTCGACGAAACGCGGCCAGCGGGGAGGTATTCCCTGTTATGGAATGGCACCGATGACTCTACCAATCGGGTTAGCAGTGGAACTTACATCGTTCAGTTTAAAGTGAACGACTTTAAACAAAGCGTTAAATTGGTTTTGATCCGATAA
- a CDS encoding sugar transferase has product MLQGEKSGEILAPDIKFWHDSIRQSQIRVEPIEVCDSKLTALRSTAQSKRRLALKYYPILKRSIDITFSLLGTIMAFPLMVLIAIAIKLDSPGPVLFRQTRIGKNRRYHSNGHLRERRNFDLKGKPFIIYKFRTMRIEANPYAVSPGDDNDPRLTRVGKIIRRLCLDELPQLFNVLKGEMSLVGPRPEMPFIVQRYNPIEAVRLQTKPGITGLWQLHGSRKKHIHENLHYDLNYIQNCCLWLDLKILLQTVVFILRTKNV; this is encoded by the coding sequence ATGCTACAGGGGGAGAAATCTGGAGAAATCCTCGCTCCAGATATTAAATTTTGGCATGATTCAATCAGGCAAAGTCAGATTAGAGTCGAGCCCATCGAGGTATGTGATTCTAAACTGACCGCATTGAGATCAACTGCTCAATCCAAGAGGCGGCTGGCATTAAAATATTATCCAATTCTGAAACGCAGCATTGATATCACTTTTTCATTGTTGGGAACGATAATGGCCTTTCCACTGATGGTGTTGATTGCCATAGCAATCAAGCTTGATTCACCAGGACCTGTGCTATTTCGACAAACCCGCATTGGCAAAAATCGACGCTATCATAGTAATGGTCATCTCAGGGAACGCCGGAACTTCGATCTAAAAGGGAAACCTTTTATTATTTACAAATTTCGAACTATGCGGATAGAAGCAAATCCTTACGCTGTCTCGCCAGGTGATGATAATGATCCTCGGCTGACCCGCGTGGGCAAAATCATTCGTCGCCTCTGCCTAGACGAATTACCTCAGCTATTCAATGTGCTTAAAGGTGAAATGAGCCTGGTCGGACCACGACCAGAAATGCCCTTTATTGTCCAGAGATACAACCCGATCGAAGCGGTTCGCTTGCAGACAAAACCTGGGATCACCGGGCTGTGGCAGCTTCATGGCTCGAGGAAAAAGCATATTCATGAAAATCTACATTACGACCTCAATTATATCCAAAATTGCTGCCTCTGGCTAGATCTCAAAATCTTATTACAAACGGTCGTATTTATATTGAGAACAAAAAATGTTTAA
- a CDS encoding polysaccharide export protein, with the protein MRPDLARPKITEPTTAKSDTVAAEYRLGFGDVIEVKFFNNNQFNETLTVRPDGRISMQKIGDIVVAGMTPTELSQYITRAYSRIIKDPEVTVIVRNFGGYQVYVLGEVKSPGAFPLQRNLTVLQSLALAGGQKESATLKSILLIRRRPDGSTDARRIDLSNTAPGMIQKNDIPLEAQDIIYVPKTFIANINTFLDQAFSGLIPPLDIYLRAVWWNRW; encoded by the coding sequence GTGCGACCAGACTTGGCACGGCCAAAGATCACTGAACCAACCACAGCAAAGTCCGATACAGTTGCGGCCGAATACCGTCTCGGCTTTGGCGATGTCATCGAGGTGAAATTCTTCAACAATAACCAATTCAACGAGACATTAACTGTTCGACCAGACGGGAGAATCTCGATGCAAAAAATCGGCGATATTGTGGTAGCTGGCATGACGCCCACTGAACTGAGCCAGTATATCACCCGAGCCTACTCGCGAATTATCAAAGATCCAGAGGTGACTGTCATCGTCCGCAACTTTGGCGGCTATCAAGTCTATGTGCTGGGTGAAGTCAAATCTCCCGGCGCTTTTCCGCTACAACGCAATTTGACGGTTTTGCAGTCGCTTGCCCTTGCTGGCGGCCAAAAGGAGTCCGCCACACTGAAAAGCATTTTGCTTATTCGACGCAGACCAGACGGCTCTACCGATGCCCGTCGTATTGATTTGAGCAACACCGCGCCCGGCATGATTCAAAAAAACGACATCCCTCTTGAAGCACAGGACATTATCTATGTGCCCAAAACCTTTATCGCCAATATCAACACATTTCTGGATCAAGCCTTTTCTGGGCTCATTCCGCCCTTAGACATCTATCTGCGGGCCGTTTGGTGGAATCGGTGGTGA
- a CDS encoding GumC family protein, with product MANSMIMKSTSFETGTLTSPLRTLLNIIFKRKYIMLSVFIGVTGTVAVGTWLMRPVYQAEAKVLVERELDSEKSLLFRMNLNLMYEKHDWIKSEIEIIKSIPVALKIIEQLKLHTSEFQGVKPEQRNQMLSAFLSRLKVENTKDSNVLTIRYESNDANRAAEVTNTVAKAYIDYRSQLFSESGQYQFFTEQIRVAEEKLRELEERQARFKQTEELLSPAAQSEILLAKIADYEKALTNVRTQRIGKEAILEVIKRQLANGDKINIPATESANSLSREKHIARLRGELLDLELRRDQLLQKFTPEYEEVVNLEQTIATTRKRIEQEVNEIIELEETSIRALAAEESALQNAIDDLNREIKILAQKDYELTQLSRGIEDNREVYSMLLKQREEARISLAKMERGVKIKVISPALVPSRPFKPNKPLNLLLGIMLGLVSGLGFGFLMEYFDHTVNSPDELEQRLGLPVWATIKTVNMKEVIR from the coding sequence TTGGCAAATTCTATGATCATGAAATCGACTTCTTTTGAAACAGGGACCTTGACCAGCCCGCTGCGTACACTTCTCAATATCATTTTTAAACGCAAATATATCATGCTGTCGGTATTTATAGGGGTGACAGGCACAGTGGCAGTTGGGACATGGTTGATGCGTCCTGTCTACCAAGCTGAGGCAAAGGTATTGGTTGAGCGGGAACTGGATAGCGAGAAATCGCTGTTGTTCCGCATGAATTTGAATTTGATGTACGAGAAACACGATTGGATTAAATCTGAGATCGAGATCATCAAAAGCATCCCGGTGGCGCTCAAGATCATCGAGCAATTGAAACTCCATACGAGCGAGTTCCAAGGAGTAAAGCCTGAACAAAGAAACCAGATGCTGTCCGCATTCCTAAGCCGGCTTAAGGTCGAAAACACCAAAGACTCGAATGTCTTGACGATCCGCTACGAATCGAATGATGCGAATCGCGCGGCTGAAGTGACCAATACCGTCGCAAAGGCGTATATCGACTATCGAAGCCAATTGTTCAGCGAATCAGGTCAATATCAGTTCTTCACCGAACAGATCCGAGTAGCGGAAGAGAAATTGCGAGAGCTCGAAGAGCGTCAGGCGCGGTTCAAACAGACCGAGGAGTTGCTCTCCCCTGCTGCCCAAAGCGAAATTTTATTGGCCAAAATAGCGGATTACGAGAAAGCACTTACCAATGTCCGCACCCAGCGCATCGGCAAAGAAGCCATTTTGGAGGTCATTAAACGCCAATTGGCCAATGGAGATAAGATCAATATCCCAGCGACTGAGAGCGCTAATAGCCTCAGCCGGGAGAAGCACATTGCACGCTTGCGAGGTGAGCTGCTTGATCTGGAACTTCGGCGCGACCAACTGCTGCAGAAGTTCACCCCCGAATACGAAGAGGTCGTGAATTTAGAACAAACCATCGCCACTACCCGCAAGCGGATCGAACAAGAGGTGAATGAGATCATCGAGTTGGAGGAGACATCGATCCGCGCTCTAGCGGCGGAAGAATCGGCTTTACAGAACGCTATTGACGATCTGAACCGAGAGATCAAAATCCTGGCTCAGAAAGATTACGAGCTCACCCAGCTCTCCCGCGGGATTGAAGATAATCGTGAAGTTTATTCTATGCTATTGAAGCAGCGGGAAGAAGCTCGTATCTCTCTGGCGAAAATGGAGCGAGGGGTGAAAATCAAAGTTATCTCTCCTGCTTTAGTTCCATCTCGGCCCTTTAAGCCAAATAAGCCGTTAAACTTGTTGCTCGGTATCATGCTGGGGTTGGTGAGCGGCTTGGGATTTGGATTTTTGATGGAATATTTTGATCATACCGTCAATTCGCCCGATGAACTGGAACAGCGCCTCGGCTTACCAGTTTGGGCGACGATCAAAACCGTAAATATGAAGGAAGTGATTAGATGA
- a CDS encoding helix-turn-helix transcriptional regulator, whose amino-acid sequence MKNLLRIKRWQAGLKQYELAEMLNCSPPYLSMVENGRVEATEDFKRRAAMALNTTVEDLFPDKARMISMLP is encoded by the coding sequence ATGAAGAACTTGTTAAGGATCAAGCGATGGCAGGCAGGGCTGAAGCAATATGAATTAGCGGAGATGCTAAATTGCAGCCCGCCCTATCTTTCAATGGTGGAGAATGGCCGCGTAGAAGCAACCGAGGATTTCAAACGTCGGGCGGCGATGGCCTTGAATACCACCGTTGAAGATCTTTTTCCTGACAAAGCACGCATGATTAGCATGCTTCCGTGA
- a CDS encoding AAA family ATPase, giving the protein MYSDFYGLVEMPFGLTPDPKFLFMTASHQEALAQMLCGITMRRGLVAITGEVGSGKTTLVRALLSRLDAKTHAANIYHTMLSGKGLFQSICREFGIPFFRSETKTELIFNLHDYLISIFQSGGNAVLIIDEAQNLKPQLLEEIRLISNLETVNTKLIQLVLIGQPELGQTLDREDMRQLKQRIALRYHLTRLNRAETDGYIRHRLRVAGYSRKEPLFSSSAVDVIFDYTKGLPRAINILCDNALIMGYSIEAQVITPEIVKKVAFEDVYQEMEAARPSASRQIEIKTISPAVPALDRSAKIPEPSADSYTSNNGHLSWMKKIKARLFSSLRHKKPPAIDRRAAVRSEGF; this is encoded by the coding sequence ATGTATAGTGATTTTTATGGTCTCGTGGAGATGCCATTTGGCCTGACCCCAGACCCAAAATTTCTATTTATGACCGCCAGCCACCAGGAGGCTCTGGCGCAGATGCTTTGCGGTATCACAATGCGACGTGGATTGGTGGCTATTACCGGCGAGGTCGGTTCTGGCAAAACCACTTTGGTCAGGGCGCTGCTATCGCGCCTCGACGCCAAAACCCATGCGGCCAACATCTATCATACCATGTTAAGCGGTAAAGGATTGTTCCAATCCATCTGCCGTGAATTTGGTATCCCGTTCTTCAGAAGCGAGACCAAAACCGAGCTGATCTTCAATCTCCATGATTACTTGATCTCTATTTTCCAATCTGGGGGGAATGCTGTCCTGATCATCGACGAGGCGCAAAACCTCAAGCCACAACTGTTAGAGGAGATTCGTCTGATCTCTAACCTTGAGACTGTCAATACCAAGCTGATCCAACTGGTGCTGATCGGCCAACCAGAACTTGGTCAAACGCTTGACCGAGAGGACATGCGCCAACTGAAACAGCGCATCGCCCTCCGCTATCACCTGACGCGGTTGAATCGCGCTGAGACCGATGGATATATTCGGCATCGCCTCAGGGTGGCTGGCTACTCCCGCAAAGAGCCATTGTTTTCATCATCCGCAGTAGATGTGATTTTCGATTATACCAAGGGCTTGCCGCGCGCCATCAATATCCTGTGTGACAATGCGCTGATCATGGGTTACTCCATCGAGGCACAGGTCATCACGCCAGAGATCGTTAAAAAAGTCGCATTTGAGGATGTTTATCAGGAGATGGAGGCAGCGAGGCCATCGGCCAGCCGTCAGATTGAAATTAAAACCATTTCTCCTGCTGTTCCAGCACTCGATCGTTCGGCCAAAATACCAGAGCCCTCTGCGGATTCGTACACCAGCAACAATGGGCATCTCTCTTGGATGAAAAAAATAAAAGCGAGGTTGTTCTCATCATTGAGGCACAAAAAGCCCCCAGCGATTGACCGAAGAGCTGCGGTGAGAAGCGAGGGATTCTGA
- a CDS encoding CpsD/CapB family tyrosine-protein kinase, producing MGFIYEALKKAQQEGKWIEPGPMKAMESPDVALADWQLPGEVIKEFSMLKVKIQQAHAQQGIQVFTITSSIPEEGRTTIAYILALMLSQSLNGYHNTGEKYFFRSDSMPKDKCKVLLIDANLERPMLHRLFKASLSPGLTDFFFNSHSNTIFARSVAAGHLYLITAGTNYPHSNDIYNSAAMSELFKRLKENFTYILIDAPAVLDNPGALSLSRLADGVLFVVKANQTRLEVIDEAKLRLQDAGAKILGVVLNERRFFIPEGIYKRI from the coding sequence ATGGGATTTATATATGAGGCATTGAAAAAAGCGCAGCAGGAAGGGAAGTGGATAGAACCAGGCCCCATGAAGGCCATGGAGTCTCCCGATGTTGCGCTTGCGGATTGGCAGCTCCCTGGCGAGGTGATCAAGGAATTTTCAATGCTCAAAGTTAAGATCCAACAGGCTCACGCCCAGCAGGGTATCCAGGTTTTCACTATAACCAGTTCCATACCCGAAGAGGGACGAACCACCATCGCTTATATTTTGGCGCTGATGCTTTCCCAATCCCTGAATGGCTATCACAATACAGGAGAAAAATATTTTTTTCGATCAGACTCAATGCCAAAAGATAAATGCAAGGTGCTATTGATCGATGCAAATCTGGAACGGCCGATGCTTCACCGGCTGTTCAAGGCATCGCTAAGCCCAGGGTTAACAGATTTTTTTTTCAATTCCCATAGCAATACCATCTTTGCTCGATCAGTGGCTGCGGGTCACCTTTACCTGATCACCGCAGGCACCAATTACCCTCATAGCAATGACATCTACAATTCGGCTGCGATGTCCGAATTATTCAAGCGGCTCAAGGAAAATTTCACATATATTCTGATCGATGCCCCCGCAGTGCTGGATAACCCTGGAGCACTTTCCCTATCGCGATTAGCCGATGGAGTGCTCTTTGTAGTCAAAGCGAACCAGACCCGACTGGAAGTGATTGACGAGGCGAAGCTCCGGCTACAGGATGCTGGAGCGAAAATTTTGGGCGTGGTGCTGAATGAGAGAAGGTTTTTTATACCAGAGGGAATTTATAAAAGAATCTAA